One window of the Desulfonatronum sp. SC1 genome contains the following:
- a CDS encoding inorganic phosphate transporter, giving the protein MDIVTIVLVLAIFGGLLMAFSIGANDAANAMASSVGSRAITVKQAVLIASTLAFAGAVFLGANVAATISRGIINPDMIPDQNILMLGMLSALLSAGLWVLLATLFGFPVSTTHSIVGSILGFGFVAGGPEVVRWGTMVGIVLSWIISPFFGALLAYLVFSHIRKKVLSARDFVRNAKLWAPFWLAMTVVLVMTSFLLKMPLGKALGISAYAIFGIACAVAAVVWGIGYLVVGRFLHGVEQGPESMEELFRRMQIGMACYMALSLGANDVANAIGPVAAIWVIARTGGLAATAEVPLWLLLFGGVGIAVGVMVLGKRVMSTVGERITLLTNTRGFSVGFGAATTVLMASNLGMPVSTTHATVGGVVGVGLARGFAAVDFRVLGKIVMYWLLTVPIAAFTSIVIYQLLRWSVY; this is encoded by the coding sequence ATGGATATCGTCACCATCGTCCTGGTTCTGGCCATTTTCGGCGGCTTGCTCATGGCTTTCAGCATCGGCGCCAACGACGCGGCCAACGCCATGGCCTCTTCCGTGGGTTCCCGGGCCATCACCGTCAAGCAGGCGGTGCTGATAGCTTCCACGCTGGCATTCGCTGGCGCTGTATTTCTCGGGGCCAACGTAGCCGCAACTATCTCCAGAGGAATCATCAATCCGGATATGATTCCGGATCAAAACATCCTTATGTTGGGGATGCTGTCGGCGTTGCTCTCGGCAGGTTTGTGGGTACTTCTGGCTACGCTGTTCGGCTTTCCTGTTTCCACAACCCATTCCATCGTGGGGAGCATTCTCGGTTTTGGGTTTGTGGCCGGCGGGCCAGAGGTGGTCCGGTGGGGCACGATGGTCGGCATCGTGCTGTCCTGGATCATTTCACCGTTTTTCGGGGCGTTGCTGGCCTATCTGGTCTTTTCGCACATCCGCAAAAAAGTCTTGAGCGCACGGGACTTTGTCCGCAACGCCAAGCTGTGGGCCCCCTTTTGGTTGGCCATGACCGTGGTTCTGGTGATGACCTCCTTTTTGTTGAAGATGCCGTTGGGCAAGGCTCTTGGAATCAGCGCCTACGCCATTTTCGGCATTGCCTGCGCAGTGGCTGCGGTGGTCTGGGGTATCGGATACCTCGTGGTGGGCCGATTCCTGCACGGTGTGGAGCAGGGGCCGGAATCCATGGAGGAATTGTTTCGGAGGATGCAGATCGGCATGGCCTGCTACATGGCCCTGTCCCTGGGGGCCAATGACGTGGCCAACGCCATCGGACCCGTGGCGGCCATCTGGGTCATCGCCCGGACCGGAGGTTTGGCGGCCACGGCCGAGGTGCCCCTCTGGCTTTTGCTGTTCGGCGGCGTGGGTATTGCCGTGGGGGTCATGGTGCTCGGAAAGCGGGTCATGTCCACGGTGGGGGAGCGGATCACCCTGCTGACCAATACCCGCGGTTTTTCCGTGGGCTTTGGCGCGGCCACCACGGTCCTGATGGCCTCGAACCTGGGGATGCCGGTTTCCACCACCCACGCTACGGTGGGCGGCGTGGTCGGTGTCGGCCTGGCGCGAGGGTTTGCCGCGGTGGATTTTCGGGTTCTGGGGAAAATCGTGATGTATTGGTTGTTGACCGTCCCGATCGCTGCCTTTACGTCCATTGTAATTTACCAACTATTGCGCTGGTCCGTGTACTAG